The Miscanthus floridulus cultivar M001 chromosome 17, ASM1932011v1, whole genome shotgun sequence genome has a window encoding:
- the LOC136515091 gene encoding uncharacterized protein isoform X3, which produces MLPTPWPSTFPSPATAFLLLLALLAVASGAPGPSLGGFDRGEPPGADEYSILTFHDYTPPPPPALPPPPAAPAATCAGDLRGVGDLDTQCVVHESVRLGGGVFISGSGSLVILDGVAVTCERPGCVVSANLSGDLLLGNRARVVAGWVSLAAANITLGDDAAIDTTGLGGDPPAQTSGVPTGTYGDGGGHGGRGASCFVKKGQAQEDSWGGDSYAWSALKTPNNYGSKGGSTTVEKDYGGGGGGVVWLFAEEIVMNGTILADGGDGGTKGGGGSGGSIYLKASTMRGGGKISACGGNGLAGGGGGRVSIDVFSRHDVAQIFVHGGESSGCLDNAGAAGTLYEAVPKSITVSNNNLSTQTDTVFLDPPYEPLWTNVFIRNRAKVSLPLRWNRIQAQGQILLAGSTLTFGLTHYPYSEFELLAEELLMSDSTIKVFGALRMSVKMLLMWNSRMTIDGGREIGVGTSLLEGSNLIVLKEASVIHSNANLGIHGQGVLNLSGQGDTIEAQRLILSLFYNILVGPGAVLRGPFINGSRDEMAPKLNCNESCPMEIFHPPEDCNLNSSLSFTLQICRVEDIDISGLVQGTVINFNRARSVTVQTSGTISATGLGCRGGIGQGKMLSSGLSGGGGHGGKGGDGIYNGGHAEGGSAYGHADLPCELGSGSGNFSGSSTAGGGIIVMGSYEQSLPNLSLSGSIEANGGNFTGLISHATIGGPGGGSGGTILLFVRTLLLKKDSVLSSVGGVGSNGSGGGGGGRIHFHWSDIPTGDDYIPFATVKGTILARGGVSEGQGFSGENGTITGKDCPKGLYGTFCKECPSGTYKNVTGSSKSMCSPCPPNELPRRAVYISVRGGVAETPCPYKCVSDRYRMPHCFTALEELIYTFGGPWLFGLLLSGLLVLLALVLSIARMKFVGTDELPGPAPTQHSSQIDHSFPFIESLNEVLETNRAEESHCHVHRMYFMGPNTFSEPWHLPHTPPEQISEIVYEDAFNKFVDEINALAAYQWWEGSVYSILCILSYPLAWSWQQWRRRKKLQKLREFVRSEYDHSCLRSCRSRALYEGLKVAATPDLMLGYLDFFLGGDEKRTDLPPRLHQRFPMSLIFGGDGSYMAPFSLHSDRVVTTLKSCAIINMASSCSWIECPVAFGSSWKSKHIISSCVQMA; this is translated from the exons ATGCTTCCCACCCCATGGCCTTCCACATTCCCTTCCCCCGCCACtgccttccttctcctccttgccctCCTCGCCGTCGCATCGGGGGCCCCAGGCCCTAGCCTAGGAGGTTTCGATCGGGGGGAGCCCCCCGGCGCGGACGAATACTCGATCCTTACGTTCCACGACTACACGCCGCCCCCGCCCCCcgctctgccgccgccgccggcggccccGGCGGCGACCTGCGCCGGGGACCTCCGCGGCGTGGGAGACCTTGACACCCAGTGCGTGGTCCATGAGTCGGTGAGGCTGGGCGGCGGGGTGTTcatcagcggcagcggcagcctcGTAATCCTCGACGGCGTCGCGGTCACCTGCGAGCGGCCCGGGTGCGTCGTCTCTGCCAACCTCTCCGGTGATCTCCTACTCGGGAACAGGGCCCGCGTCGTGGCCGGGTGGGTCTCCCTCGCAGCGGCCAACATCACGCTCGGCGACGACGCAGCTATCGACACCACCGGGCTCGGCGGTGACCCGCCCGCCCAGACCAGTGGTGTACCCACCGGGACGTATGGGGATGGCGGTGGACATGGCGGCCGTGGCGCCAGCTGCTTCGTTAAGAAGGGGCAGGCGCAGGAGGACTCATGGGGCGGTGATTCCTACGCTTGGTCTGCACTGAAGACTCCAAATAACTATGGGAGCAAAGGGGGATCCACTACCGTCGAGAAGGactatggtggtggtggtggtggtgtcgtGTGGTTGTTTGCTGAAGAGATTGTGATGAATGGAACAATTCTTGCTGATGGTGGTGACGGTGGCACCAAGGGTGGGGGTGGCTCTGGGGGGAGCATCTATCTGAAGGCTTCCACAAT GCGAGGAGGTGGCAAAATAAGTGCTTGTGGAGGCAATGGTTTagctggtggaggtggaggacgtgTTTCCATCGATGTTTTCAGTAGGCATGATGTTGCACAAATTTTTGTTCATG GGGGGGAGAGTTCAGGATGCTTGGACAATGCTGGAGCAGCTGGAACACTTTATGAAGCAGTACCTAAGAGTATTACTGTTAGCAACAATAACTTGAGCACACAAACTGATACGGTTTTTCTAGATCCCCCATATGAGCCACTCTGGACAAATGTTTTTATCAGAAATCGTGCcaaagtttctcttcccttacgCTGGAACCGTATTCAG GCTCAAGGACAGATTCTTTTAGCTGGTTCTACTCTAACTTTTGGCCTGACACATTATCCATATTCAGAATTTGAGCTGCTGGCTGAGGAACTTCTTATGAGTGATTCCACAATCAAG GTCTTTGGTGCTTTACGAATGTCGGTAAAGATGCTCCTTATGTGGAACTCAAGAATGACTATTGATGGTGGCCGAGAAATAGGCGTGGGAACTTCATTATTAGAAGGTAGCAATTTGATAGTTCTGAAG GAAGCATCTGTGATACATTCTAATGCTAATCTAGGGATTCATGGTCAAGGAGTTCTAAATTTATCCGGTCAAGGAGATACAATAGAGGCACAGCGCCTTATTTTATCACTGTTTTACAACATATTG GTTGGACCTGGAGCTGTTCTAAGGGGCCCATTTATAAATGGAAGTCGTGACGAGAT GGCCCCAAAACTGAACTGTAATGAGAGTTGCCCCATGGAAATCTTTCATCCACCTGAGGATTGCAACTTGAACTCTTCATTGTCTTTTACTTTACAG ATATGCCGCGTTGAAGATATTGATATTTCTGGCCTTGTGCAAGGAACTGTCATTAATTTTAACAGAGCGAGAAGTGTCACTGTGCAGACTTCTGGGACCATAAGTGCTACTGGACTAG GTTGCCGAGGTGGAATTGGGCAAGGAAAAATGTTAAGCAGTGGGCTTAGTGGTGGGGGTGGGCATGGTGGTAAAGGTGGCGATGGCATTTATAATGGTGGTCATGCAGAGGGTGGATCTGCATATGGTCATGCTGATTTACCATGTGAACTTGGCAGTGGCAGTGGTAATTTCAGTGGATCTTCAACTGCTGGTGGTGGTATAATAG TGATGGGTTCTTACGAACAATCTCTGCCAAACCTCTCCCTTTCTGGCTCAATTGAGGCAAATGGTGGTAATTTTACTGGTTTGATATCTCATGCCACAATTGGAGGACCTGGTGGTGGTTCTGGTGGTACAATTCTTCTTTTTGTGCGGACTTTACTCCTAAAGAAGGACTCTGTACTTTCTAGTGTTGGGGGAGTTGGAAGCAATGGCAGTGGTGGAGGTGGAGGGGGTCGGATTCACTTCCACTGGTCCGATATTCCCACTGGAGATGATTATATTCCTTTTGCAACCGTTAAAGGAACAATACTTGCAAG AGGAGGAGTCAGTGAAGGGCAAGGTTTCTCTGGTGAGAATGGAACCATCACAGGaaaggattgcccaaaaggtCTTTATGGAACATTTTGCAAG GAATGTCCTTCAGGAACATACAAGAATGTTACTGGATCATCTAAGTCAATGTGCTCACCATGCCCTCCAAATGAGTTACCTCGCCGTGCTGTATATATAAGCGTCCGAG GTGGTGTTGCTGAAACCCCATGCCCATACAAATGTGTGTCTGATAGATATCGCATGCCTCACTGTTTTACTGCCCTTGAAGAGCTGATATACACGTTTGGTGGACCTTGGTTGTTTGGTCTGCTTCTTTCTGGCCTTCTCGTTTTATTAGCTCTTGTTTTGAGTATTGCTCGGATGAAGTTTGTTGGTACTGATGAGTTGCCTGGGCCAGCACCAACTCAGCACAGCTCCCAAATTGATCACTCTTTTCCCTTCATTGAATCACTGAACGAG GTATTGGAAACTAACAGGGCAGAAGAATCACACTGTCATGTGCACAGGATGTATTTCATGGGCCCAAACACCTTCAGTGAACCTTGGCATCTCCCACACACCCCGCCAGAGCAGATTTCAGAGATTGT GTATGAGGATGCATTTAACAAATTTGTTGATGAGATCAATGCTCTTGCAGCCTATCAGTGGTGGGAAGGTTCAGTTTATAGCATCCTATGTATACTTTCATATCCCCTGGCATGGTCGTGGCAACAGTGGCGTAGGAGAAAGAAATTACAAAAACTCCGTGAATTTGTTCGTTCTGAATATGATCATTCATGCTTACGGTCCTGCCGTTCGCGTGCACTTTATGAGGGGCTGAAG GTAGCTGCTACTCCAGATTTAATGCTGGGTTATCTAGATTTCTTCCTTGGTGGGGATGAGAAAAGGACTGATCTTCCCCCTCGGCTGCATCAAAGGTTTCCAATGTCCCTGATCTTTGGAGGCGATGGAAGTTATATGGCTCCATTTTCACTTCATAGCGACAGAGTGGTCACAACTCTTAAAA GCTGTGCCATCATCAATATGGCATCGTCTTGTAGCTGGATTGAATGCCCAGTTGCGTTTGGTTCGTCATGGAAATCTAAACACATCATTTCTTCCTGTGTTCAAATGGCTTGA